The nucleotide window CGAGCAGCTCAACCGGAGCACCGGACACCACTGGGCCGAGGCCTTCCCCGCCGAAGAACTCGCCGCGCGGCTGCGGGGGGCCGACGGCCTCGTCAACACACTGCCGTCCAGCGGTACGGGAGGTCAGGGCGCGTCGCTGTACGAAGCCCTGCACAAGGACCTGTGGATATTCGACGCGCACGGTGATCCGGTCCACTCCCCGCTTCTGCGCGCGGGCGATGCGCTCGGCTGCCGGGTCCTCGATGCCGGCGGCGTCCTGGTGAACGAAGCGGCCGCGGCGTTCCGGCTCGTCACCGGACTCACCCCCCATACGTCCCACATGTTCGGCGACCTCGCCGACCTGAGGGCTGAGCCGCGGGCGCACACGTAGCCGTACCGTCCGGCCCAGTTGCGATGGCGGCGGCAGGGGAGCCGGGTGAGGGTGGATGGAGTCCGACCGGCGCACCGGCTCGGTCCCTCCCAGCACCCAGGAGCATCGTCATGTCCGGACGTCACACCGTGATCCGCAGCCTGCACGACGTGGGGCTGGCCGCCTGGTTCGGCGGCACCCTGATGGGCGCGGTCGGTCTCAACGGCGCGGCGCGCAGCGAGGGCGGGACGGGCATGGACCGGGCGCGTATCTCCTCGTCCGGCTGGGCGAAGTGGACGCCGGTCAACGCCGCCGCCATCGGCGTGCACCTGTTCGGCAGCGGCGGGCTCCTCATGGTGAACGCCCACCGGGTGGTCGGCCAGAAGGGCGTGGCCGCCTCCACGACGGCCAAGACCCTCCTGACGGGCGCGGCCCTCGCAGCCACCGCCTACACCCGCGTCCTGGGCAAGAAGGTCGAACTGGCCTCCTCCTCCGATCCGCAGGACGCGCAGAAGGCCGCACAGCATCCCATCGACCTCGACAGGGCCCAGCGCCAGCTCGCCTGCGCGCAGTTCGTCGTGCCGGCGCTGACCGGGTGCCTGGTCGTCCTCAACGCCCTGCACGGCGAGCAGGAGCGTCCCGTCGACCAGCTGCAGGGCATGCTGCGCCGGGCCGGTTCCATGATGACGCTCAACCAGTGACGACGTCCACGCAGTAACGACGCTCAACCAGTGACGACACCCGGACGGCAAGCCGCGGACCGGATCGCACGTCCGGTCCGCGGCAGTGCGCGGGTCAGTGACCGAGGGTGGCGCGCAGACCGGGCTGGAGGAGGTCCGCGTGGGCCCGCACCATGTCGTCGCACAGGTCCCAGATGCGTTCGACCGGCAGGGCGGCGGCGGTGGCGGGATCGGCCATGGCCGCCTGGCGGACGGACCGGGGGTCGTCCTCCAGGGCGGCGCGGACCACGAGCTCGTTCATGCCGAGGTAGGCGCGGTTGAGGGCGGCCAGCTGCGCGGGCAGCGGTCCGATCCTGGTCGGCTGGACCCCCGAACCGTCCACCAGGCAGGGCACCTCCACGGTGCCGGTGGCCGGGAGGTTGTCGATCAGACCGTGGTTGGGGACGTTGCCGTACACGGTGCGCGGTGTGCCCGTCACGATGCTGTGGATGATCTGCGGGGCGTACTCCATGGTGCCCTCGACCGCGAGGGGCGTCCCCGTGGCGAGCGCCTGGCGGGTGTGCTCGTAGGCCGCGACGTTCTCGTCGACGATGCCGAGGTAGGCGCCGATCGGCAGCCGGAGCCGTTCGACCTCGCTGTCGTGGTGCAGGTACCAGGGCACGTACTCGGAGGAGTGCTCGCTCGTCTCGGTCGGGTAGAAACCGAGGCGCCGGTACATGTCGACGCGGACCCGGCGCCGCAGCTGCGGGTCCTGCGCGATCAGCTTGTCGAGGAGCGGGTAGAGGTCGGTGCCCCGGTGCTCCAGGCGCAGCACCCATGCCTGGTGGTTGACGCCCGCGGCACGGTAGGTGATCTCCTCGTGCGGGACGCCGAGCAGTTCGCCCAGGTCGTGGATGGTCCAGTACACCGAGTGGCACAGTCCCACGACGCGGGTCAGCCCGGTGGCCCGGGTCAGGTACTGGACGTTCATCGCCATGGGGTTGGTGTAGTTCAGCAGCCAGGCGTCCGGGCAGACCTCGGCGATGTCCTGACCGAGCGACCTGAGCACGGGGAAGGTCCGCAGCGCGCGGAAGATGCCGCCGATCCCCAGCGTGTCGCCGATGGTCTGCCGCAGTCCGTAGCGCTGGGGGACGTCGAAGTCGGTCCGGGTGGCGTCCCCCATGCCGACCTGCACGATGTTGATGACGAAGTCGGCGTCCTCGAGAGCCGCGCGCCGCTCCAGGTGCGCGGTCACCCGGGGGCGGGAGGTGCCGGCCGGGGTGATCCGGTCCGCGATCTGCCGGGCCGCTCCCTCGGCGGTGGCGAGGCGGTCGGTGTCGATGTCGTGCAGCGCGATGTGGGCGCCCCGCAGTTCGGGGAAGGCCAGCAGGTCGGCCAGCAGGCCCTGGGTGAACACGACGCTGCCCGCGCCGATGAACGCGATCTTCGGAGCGGCGGGGGGTGTGCCAGGGGCCGCGGCGGAGGCCGTGCCGGGAGTCGTGCCGAGGGTCATCAGAGGTTCTTTCCGTTGTCTGCGGGGGCGGCCACGGCTTCGTTCCGGGTGGGCCGGGAGGGAGGGCCGCCGTGGGCACGGGCGGTGGACGGACCGCGCAGGTGCGCGGCGACGAATCCGGCGTCGGCGAGTCGCCGGTGCTGCCCGAGGGCGAGCGGTGCGCCGAGCGGGCCGGGAACGACATCGGGGTCGGCGTCCCCGACGGCCGGCAGGCCGAAGGTGTGCGGCATACATCTTCCTGGGAGGGGGGTGGCGGGTGCGCGGGTGTGGACGGCAGGGCCGCCGTCGGCCACCGGACGGCGGCTCCGGCGGGCAGTGGCCGGGTACGGGCTATCCCTTGAGGCCGCTCGACGTGATCGACTGGATGAACGTCTTCTGCGCGAACAGGAACGCCAGCAGCACGGGCAGCACGGTGATCATGTTGCCCGCCATGACCGCGGACCACCTGGTGTGGTGCTGTCCCTGGAACGTCGTGAGGCCCAGCTGCAGGGTGTACTGGGTGTCGTGGTTGATGGCGATCAGCGGCCAGGTCAGGTCGTTCCACGTGGTGAGGAACGTCAGCACGGCCACGGTGCTGAGCGCGGGCCGGGACAGGGGCAGCACGATCCGGAAGAGCACGCCCAGCCGTGAGCAGCCGTCGAGCCAGGCCGCCTCCTCCAGCTCCCTGGGCAGCGACAGGAAGAACTGGCGCAGCAGGAACACCGCGAACGGCGTGACCAGCGAGGGGACGATCAGCGCGCCCAGCGTGTCGATGAGTCCCAGCCGCTTCATGACCAGGAACGTCGGGATCATCGTCAGCTGGAACGGTACGGCCATCGTCGCGAGCATGAGCGTGAGCAGCACCCGGGAGCCGGCGAACCGCATACGGGCGAAGGCGTACCCGCCCAGGGAGCCGAGCAGCAGGTTGGACGCCACCGCGGTGAGCGACACGATCAGCGAGTTGGCGAACCACCGGGGGAACATCGCGTTGCCGATCACGTACCGGTAGCCGTCCAGGTCGATCCCCGACGGCCACAGCGCGGGCGGGAACCGGTTGATCTCGGCGTCGCTCATGACGGAACTGAGCAGCAGCCAGACCAGCGGGACCGCGAAGACCAGACAGAGCGGGGCGAGCAGCAGGTGCCAGGGGCTGAACGGCAGCCGGCCGCGACGCCGGTCCGCTCCCGCGGCGGGCCCGGCAGATCCGGCGGGCCCGGCGGGCGGGCGGGCCGCGGAGTCGGCGTACACGGTGGGCGTGGAGGATGCGGTCGTCATCGTGCGGCTCCTTCGAGGCGCCGGTCCGAGCGGGTCCGGTCCGTGGGGGCCCGGTCCGGGCGGGTCCGCCCACGCAGGGCCCGCGCCAGCCGGGGGACCACGGCGAGCATCAGCAGCGCGAGGGCCAGGGTGTACGCCGCCGCGGCGCCGTAACCGGCCGTGAAGTTCTTGAACGCCTGCTCCCAGATGAAGTAGACGATCACCGTGGTGGAACCCAGCGGACCGCCCTTCGTCGTGACGTAGACGAGGTCGAAGACCTGCAGGGAGGTGATGGCCTGCCACAGCAGGAGGAAGACCATGACGGGGGTGAGCGAGGGCAGGACGACATGGCGCAGCAGCTGCAGGCGCCCTGCCCCGTCGAGCCGGGCCGCCTCGACGAGGGAGGGCGGGACGTCCTGCAGGGCCGCCAGCAGGACCACCACGCAGAAGCCGGTGCCGCTCCACAGGGAGATCGCCAGCAGGGCGAACAGCGCCTGGCCCGGATCGTTGAAGAAGCCCTGGGGGGAGATGCCGAACGCGTCCAGCACGGCGTTGGCCGCCCCGAACTCCGGGTCGAGGATGAAGGAGAACAGCACCCCCTGGGCCGCGGCCGAGATGACGAACGGCACGAAGACGATCGTCCGGTAGAGCCCGACCAGCCGGATGCGCCGGTTCAGGGCGAGGGCGAGGAACAGCCCGGCGCCGATGCTCAGCGGCACGTAGAGCGCCGTGTACACGATCGTGTTGCGCACCGCCTGGTCGAAGTGGGGGTCCTGCGCCAGAGCACGGTAGTTGTCCAGACCGACCCACCGGCTCGGGGTCACGAGGTCGTCGGCCTGGAAGGACAGGAGCAGTGACCAGAGCACGGGGACCACGCTCAGTCCGAGGATGACGAGGACGGAGGGCGCGACGAACGCCCAGGCGGTCGCCGTCTCGCGCCGCATCCGTCCCCGTGGGGTACGACGGCCGGGCGGGCTGCCGGGGGCCGCGCCGCCCTTGCCGAGCAGGGGCCGCGGCCGGGTGCGGGGACTGCGCTTGCCGCCCCGGTCCGGGAGCGTCGGGGGAGTGGGCAGGCGGGGCATGGCGGATCCTCTCAACGCGGGATGAGCAGGGCGGCGCCGGCCTCTTCCACGCAGTCGCGCAGGGCCTCGGCGGGGGAGCTGCGGCCGAGGAGCACGGCGGTGATCGCCTGGCCGAGGGACTGCGAGATCTGCGGGTACGCCGGATGCACCGGGCGCACCCGCGCCGATTCCAGGGTCTTGGTGAACACGTGCAGGCCCGGGACGCTGTCCTCCTGCTCCTGCCACCGCGGCAGGGCCTGTGTGCTGCGGCTCATGGGCAGACTGCCCGCCTGGATGTCCCACCGCACGTCCTGGGCGGGCCGCGACAGCCAGGTCACGAAGGTGCGGGCCGCTTCGACACGGGCGGCGCCGTTGTCGAAGACGGTCCAGGTGTCGGGCCCGGAGATGGTGATGGGCCGGCCGCTGTAGCTCGGCAGCGGTACGACGTGGTAATCGACCTTGGCCTGCCGGATGTCGGGGAGCTGCCACGGGCCGGTGACGGCCATGCCCATACGGCCCGAGAGGAAGAGCCGGTACATCTGCTCGCTGCCGGTCTTGGCGTCGACGTAGACGCTCCGCGTCCGCACGAGGGCCTCCACCGTCCGCAGGGCCCTGAGACCGGTGTCCTCGAAACCGACGCGCCGGCCGTCCGGGGTGACGACGTCGCCCCCGAGGTCCCAGATCATCGGCCACAGCCGCCACACGGTGTCCTCGTCGCCCACGCCGGGCCAGCCGGTGCCGAAGACCCCGTGCCGCCGGTCGGTCAGCGCGGCCGCCGTCCGGGTGAAGTCGTCCCAGCTCCAGCCGGGGCGGGGCAGCGGCAGGCCGGCGTCCCGGAAGAGCTTCTTGTTGCACACGACGGCCAGCGAGTCGATGAGCGCGGGGGCCGCCCGCACCCGGCCGTTGAGGGTGACCGCGTCACGGGCCGGCGCCCAGAAGTCCTTCCAGGGCACGGGACCGGAGTGGAACGTGCTGGTCAGGTCGACCACGGAGGGGCTGCGCGCGACGCTCGCCAGGTCGGAACCGAAGACGTAGGCGATGTCGGGGAACGAACCGGAGGCGAGGGCGGCGGTGATCTTCTGCAGCATCGCGTCCGCCAGGACCCCGCCGCCGAGGTCGACCCGGATGCGCGGATGCGTCCGGTTGAAGACCGCCGTCAGGTCCTCCATCGCCGCACGTCCGGTGTCGGTCTGCCCGTGCCACACCTCGATCCTGACCCGGCCGTCGGCGTCGACACCGTCCCCCGGTCCCGCACACGCCGACACGGCGGCCGCCGCGGCTCCTCCCGCCACCGCCGCACCCCGGCGCAGCACGGTGCGGCGCGTCGGTCGTGCGGAAGTGCCGCTCGGACGATGTGCTGCGGCCATCTGAGCCCCCAGGGATACGTGCGTGATGCGATACGTGCGTGCTGCGGTACGTGCGGTATACGGGACGTCGTCCGAGGCGCCGCGCCACCGCACGACCGACGGTGAGGTGCGGTGAGGCGCGGTTCGATGAGAAGAGGCGAGGTGCGGTGGAGTGACGCGCGCCGCCACCGGCTCACCGGCTCCACCGGCGCTGCGGGAGGCCCCCGGCGCGCGGCACGGCGCCGGGGCGGTCAGCGGGTGCGGCGCCGCGCGTGCGAAGGGGTCGGCTCCTGGAGGCCGGACACGCTCACGCGGTCACCGGACGAGGTGGCGGGGCGGGGGAGGAACATGGTGAGCTCCAGGGACCGGGGGGTACGTCCCCGCCTCGGATTCCGCCGCTGTGCGGCCGTCCTGGCGACTTTGTCCGGGCTCTCGGTGCGTGGACCGTCTACCGGCTGGGCGTCCCTCTCGCGCCAGGTGCTCGGCTGGCGTTGGATGGAGTAAAGCGATCCGGTCCGGACGTGTCAAGAGCGGTCCCGCGGACGTCCGTTGTCCGTGGCATGCCTGGTCGGCCCTCTCGCGCCCTCGTACCCGTACGCGTACGGCGGCCGTCAGGCCCGGTCGAGCAGGCGGTGGAGCGATGCCTTCAGACTCGCCACGAAGGAGTCACGGGTCGCGTCGTCGAGGAGGTCCAGGGACAGGTACGGGTTCAGGTCCTCCAGTTCGACCAGCAGCAGCCCGCCGTCCGGGGCACGGCAGGCGTCGACGCGCTGGATGCCGTGGTCGATGTCGTTCCAGGCGATGAACCGGTCGGCGAACTCCAGGTCGGCGGCGGTCGGTCCGTACCGTTCGAGCTGCCAGCGGCGGTCGGGCCGGGGCGCGTACAGGGCGTACTGGAAGGTGTGGTCGACGTAGTAGAACGACACCTCGTACCGGAAGTCGACCCGCGGCTGGACGAGCACACCGGGGCCCTCGTCGAGGACGAGGGTCCGCAGCCGCTCCCGGGGGACGAACTCCAGGCCCGCCGAGTCCGCGCCGAGCTTCGGTTTCACCACGTACTCGGCCACCTCGGGGAGCAGCCCGAGGTCCTGGGAACGGTCGACGGTCGGGATCACGGGGAAGCCCTGGGCGGTGAGGTCGACGAGGTACTGCTTCCCGACCTGGTCCCCCTTGCCCGTCAGCTGCGTACAGACCGGGACCCCGCGTGCGAGGGCCCGCGCGCGGAAGTCGTCGTACGCGGCCTGGTGGTGCAGGACGGGCCCGCTGTTGCGGACCACGACCGCGTCGAAGCCGGCGCGGTCCATCAGCGCGGCGGCGTCGAGCGGATGGCACAGCGCGAGGTCGAAGTCCGCGCGGAGCCGGGAGGTGAGGAAGATGTCCTCGTCGCAGTACCGCCGCCCCTTGGCCTGGTACGCCAGGTCGGTCACGAACAGCAGTCTGGGTCGGTCGTCCGCCATGGATCCTCCTGGTGGATCGGTGTCTGACCTCCCATTACACACGGCCGGTTCCGTTCACCGGACGGCCGGGCCGGGATGCGGACGGGCGCCGCCGTACCGCCGGAGTGCCTGACCCCGCGCCGGGCGGAGTTGGCCGGATGCGCGCTACGGGAAGCGTTGACTGGAAAGCGCTTTCCGCATACGTTCCGGTTCATCAGCGTGACCCATGTCCGGCAGCTCGAACGCACGGGGCGTCAGGAAGTCCCGACCCCGGCTGACGGCTCCGGCCCCACCCGGCGCCGCCGGCCCGGACCCCGCCCATGGGCGCGCCGACCCCCGGCGGCCGGACGGACCTCTTTTCCCCCATGGAGGTTCGCCCGGCCGCCGGACACGCCCCGGTCAGGCCCAGGCGGTCACCGCCACGAACGAACTGTCCTGCCGGAAGATGTCGGTGCCGTCCGACGGGTCCACACGGAGCTGGTAGTTGTAGTGGCGCAGGTAGTACCCGGGATAGTTGTACGACTCCAGGCGTACGGAGCCACCGGCGCTGCCGGTCCGGGCGACGAAGGTGGCGTCCCTGGCGAACGTGGACGAGCCGTCGTTCGCGTCGAAGCGGGCCCGGAAGTCCCAGTGCCGCAGGTAGTTCCCGGCCGCGTTGCGGAAGGAGCGGCCGTTCCCGTCGGCGAGACCGGCCACGACGGTGAACGTGGACGCCTGCTTCTCCGCGGCCGTGCCGGCCGCGGTCACCACGGGCAGGTTCAGCAGGGCGGACTGGTCCTGCCAGTAGCGGGTGGTGAAGTTGCCCGACCGCAGCGAACGTGTGACCCCCGTCGGCAGGCTCACCCCGCCGGGGACCGTCTCCTTGACCACCGTGAAGTGGCGCGCGGTACCGGAGACCGCGGGCAGGGCCCGGGGCGCGCTCCAGGTGGCGAAGGTGTCGTAGCTGTCGCTGTAGTAGTAGGTGCCGTCGCCGTACCCGTCGAAGAAGATCCGCCAGGCGCCGTTGTCGAGCTGGATCAGCGCGGCGCCCTCCCGTGTACCGCCCCAGCCCGCCCAGTTCCCGGTCCGGCTGATGGTGTACGGCCCGGAGAGTGCGCCGGCCGTCGCGTACTCGATGTACTTCGTCGTCTCGTTCTTGGTGAAGGCGTGGTAGGTCGAGCCGGCCCTCACCACGAACGTGTCGATGTGGTTGGCGCCGATGCCGGACAGTGCGACGGGTGGACTCCAGCTCGTCAGGGCCGAGTTGGTGGCCCGCAGACGGTACGGGGTGAAGGTCCACTCGTCGGCGGCGGTCGAGCAGGACACCAGGATGTTCACGCTGCCGTCGCTGTCGACGAACCACTCCGGCGCCCAGGCGCGCGACAGGCCGGCGAGGGGGACGGTGTGGTCGTACAGGAACGTCCAGTTGGACCGGTCCGCGCTGCGGGCGAAACCGATGGTGGTGCTGGTGTCCTGCCAGGTGTGGGTGGTGTAGGTGATGTAGTAGTAGCCGTCGGTGTGCTTGAAGATGCTGGCGTCGCGGATGCGGCCCGTGGGCGGGGTGTACGCGGACGCCTTGAGGAGCCGGAAGTCGGTCGCGTCGTCCGACTGGTAGACGTTCACGGTGCCGTCGTTGCTGTTGAGGAACGGCACGATGGT belongs to Streptomyces sp. V3I8 and includes:
- a CDS encoding alpha-glucosidase/alpha-galactosidase, whose amino-acid sequence is MTLGTTPGTASAAAPGTPPAAPKIAFIGAGSVVFTQGLLADLLAFPELRGAHIALHDIDTDRLATAEGAARQIADRITPAGTSRPRVTAHLERRAALEDADFVINIVQVGMGDATRTDFDVPQRYGLRQTIGDTLGIGGIFRALRTFPVLRSLGQDIAEVCPDAWLLNYTNPMAMNVQYLTRATGLTRVVGLCHSVYWTIHDLGELLGVPHEEITYRAAGVNHQAWVLRLEHRGTDLYPLLDKLIAQDPQLRRRVRVDMYRRLGFYPTETSEHSSEYVPWYLHHDSEVERLRLPIGAYLGIVDENVAAYEHTRQALATGTPLAVEGTMEYAPQIIHSIVTGTPRTVYGNVPNHGLIDNLPATGTVEVPCLVDGSGVQPTRIGPLPAQLAALNRAYLGMNELVVRAALEDDPRSVRQAAMADPATAAALPVERIWDLCDDMVRAHADLLQPGLRATLGH
- a CDS encoding carbohydrate ABC transporter permease — encoded protein: MTTASSTPTVYADSAARPPAGPAGSAGPAAGADRRRGRLPFSPWHLLLAPLCLVFAVPLVWLLLSSVMSDAEINRFPPALWPSGIDLDGYRYVIGNAMFPRWFANSLIVSLTAVASNLLLGSLGGYAFARMRFAGSRVLLTLMLATMAVPFQLTMIPTFLVMKRLGLIDTLGALIVPSLVTPFAVFLLRQFFLSLPRELEEAAWLDGCSRLGVLFRIVLPLSRPALSTVAVLTFLTTWNDLTWPLIAINHDTQYTLQLGLTTFQGQHHTRWSAVMAGNMITVLPVLLAFLFAQKTFIQSITSSGLKG
- a CDS encoding carbohydrate ABC transporter permease → MPRLPTPPTLPDRGGKRSPRTRPRPLLGKGGAAPGSPPGRRTPRGRMRRETATAWAFVAPSVLVILGLSVVPVLWSLLLSFQADDLVTPSRWVGLDNYRALAQDPHFDQAVRNTIVYTALYVPLSIGAGLFLALALNRRIRLVGLYRTIVFVPFVISAAAQGVLFSFILDPEFGAANAVLDAFGISPQGFFNDPGQALFALLAISLWSGTGFCVVVLLAALQDVPPSLVEAARLDGAGRLQLLRHVVLPSLTPVMVFLLLWQAITSLQVFDLVYVTTKGGPLGSTTVIVYFIWEQAFKNFTAGYGAAAAYTLALALLMLAVVPRLARALRGRTRPDRAPTDRTRSDRRLEGAAR
- a CDS encoding ABC transporter substrate-binding protein, which codes for MAAAHRPSGTSARPTRRTVLRRGAAVAGGAAAAAVSACAGPGDGVDADGRVRIEVWHGQTDTGRAAMEDLTAVFNRTHPRIRVDLGGGVLADAMLQKITAALASGSFPDIAYVFGSDLASVARSPSVVDLTSTFHSGPVPWKDFWAPARDAVTLNGRVRAAPALIDSLAVVCNKKLFRDAGLPLPRPGWSWDDFTRTAAALTDRRHGVFGTGWPGVGDEDTVWRLWPMIWDLGGDVVTPDGRRVGFEDTGLRALRTVEALVRTRSVYVDAKTGSEQMYRLFLSGRMGMAVTGPWQLPDIRQAKVDYHVVPLPSYSGRPITISGPDTWTVFDNGAARVEAARTFVTWLSRPAQDVRWDIQAGSLPMSRSTQALPRWQEQEDSVPGLHVFTKTLESARVRPVHPAYPQISQSLGQAITAVLLGRSSPAEALRDCVEEAGAALLIPR
- a CDS encoding AbfB domain-containing protein — protein: MITPDGPTSRRSLLRAMAALPASALAAGALPGLLGSASAAAPPGGSATRYTIVPFLNSNDGTVNVYQSDDATDFRLLKASAYTPPTGRIRDASIFKHTDGYYYITYTTHTWQDTSTTIGFARSADRSNWTFLYDHTVPLAGLSRAWAPEWFVDSDGSVNILVSCSTAADEWTFTPYRLRATNSALTSWSPPVALSGIGANHIDTFVVRAGSTYHAFTKNETTKYIEYATAGALSGPYTISRTGNWAGWGGTREGAALIQLDNGAWRIFFDGYGDGTYYYSDSYDTFATWSAPRALPAVSGTARHFTVVKETVPGGVSLPTGVTRSLRSGNFTTRYWQDQSALLNLPVVTAAGTAAEKQASTFTVVAGLADGNGRSFRNAAGNYLRHWDFRARFDANDGSSTFARDATFVARTGSAGGSVRLESYNYPGYYLRHYNYQLRVDPSDGTDIFRQDSSFVAVTAWA